From Parasphaerochaeta coccoides DSM 17374, a single genomic window includes:
- a CDS encoding carbohydrate ABC transporter permease, with the protein MVRNKHAAYRKKELRADRMFDIVNNIFLLFCFLVVSYPLIYIVSSSLSNAHDVMAHKVWLFPVNFDLTAYKAVFTNKQIGIGYFNSVFYVAFGTITSVILTMLLAYPLSRKEFYGRKTVTKLIMFTMLFTGGTIPLYLVVRNLGIYDSRWAMLLPNAVTVWNVVIARTFLQENITDELYDAAQIDGCSDIRFLFQMVFPLSKAIIAVLALFYAVSQWNKYFDALIYLQSQKLYPLQIVLRNILIINKNTPSMMTDVAAAARAQGLSETIRYALIVIASAPLLIIYPFVQKFFVKGVMIGSVKG; encoded by the coding sequence ATGGTAAGGAACAAACATGCTGCATATAGAAAAAAAGAATTGCGTGCCGACAGGATGTTTGACATCGTGAACAACATATTCCTTTTGTTCTGCTTTCTTGTCGTATCGTATCCTCTGATTTACATTGTATCCAGCTCCCTGAGCAACGCGCATGACGTGATGGCTCACAAGGTATGGTTGTTTCCTGTGAATTTCGACCTGACAGCCTACAAAGCCGTGTTCACGAACAAACAGATTGGAATCGGATATTTCAACTCAGTGTTTTACGTAGCATTCGGAACAATCACCAGCGTCATATTGACCATGCTTCTTGCCTATCCTCTTTCACGGAAAGAGTTCTACGGCAGAAAGACAGTCACAAAGTTGATCATGTTCACCATGTTGTTCACGGGAGGAACCATTCCCCTCTATCTGGTCGTCCGTAATCTGGGTATCTATGACAGCCGCTGGGCGATGCTCTTGCCCAATGCCGTAACGGTCTGGAATGTCGTCATTGCCAGGACTTTTCTTCAGGAAAACATCACCGATGAACTGTATGATGCCGCGCAAATCGATGGATGTTCCGATATCCGTTTTTTGTTCCAGATGGTTTTTCCTTTATCCAAGGCCATCATTGCTGTATTGGCACTGTTCTATGCCGTCTCGCAATGGAACAAGTATTTCGATGCCTTGATCTATCTGCAAAGCCAAAAGTTGTATCCATTGCAGATAGTGTTGAGGAATATCCTCATCATCAACAAGAATACACCCAGCATGATGACCGATGTAGCGGCAGCCGCGAGAGCGCAAGGACTTTCCGAAACAATTCGGTATGCGTTGATTGTCATCGCAAGCGCTCCCCTGTTGATCATCTATCCATTCGTCCAGAAGTTTTTTGTGAAGGGGGTCATGATTGGATCAGTGAAAGGCTGA